gcatgtgtagaaaaggtgtatctgagtccagctccatcacactcaggagcacaaattccaaaatagggacctctgacatggcacagaactctaaatccatctgccatgaccatataccctatgGATCTCCATacccttcaggagaaccagtacctaggattATGACATTAGATTATCTTATGTGAAAAGAGGGTAGTCTTTATTTAGTCTCCACTTCTGTTGAATTTATATCAGAAAAACTCAcataaattaaatgtaaacaaaATTAGTCATTAGACTAAGGCCCTAGAGAATGTAACATGTACAAATGACTCAAAGATAGAACAAAGAAAGGGCACTTCAAATAATTGAAAGATCTGCCCTTGAGTTGGGGAATTTCCAGTCCCACAGCATTGATCTGTAAGGCATTAGGGTGCTAAGCAAACATTGTTAACATTGGATTCCAGGCAAGCCAGCAAAAGATACCACCATTTATCATCAAGGAGACCCAATTATTAGACAAGATGTATGGCATCATGAGCTATTGGATTTAGGATATTGCTGTCATGCTGGAGAACGTCAATTTAGACTgattgttttgttccttttctctGAATGCTGTGCAACCCAGCCATTCCATGGAAACAAGAAACCAAACACGAATTGCAAACTTTCTCCTCCTGGGATTTGCAGAGGAGAAGGACCTGCAGCCACTCCTCTTTgggctgttcctgtccatgtacctggtcacctgcactgggaatctgctcatcatcttggccatcatctcagactcccatctccacacgcccatgtacttcttcctctccaacctgtcctTGGCTGACTTCGGGtttgccaccaccaccatcccaaAAATGCTGCAGGGCATCCAAACACAGAAAAAAGTTATCAGCTATGCAGGCTGCCTAACccagatattttttttctttgtatttggatGCCTGGACAGTTTCCTCctgactgcaatggcctatgaccgcttcgtggccatctgtcatcctctgcactacacagtcatcatgaaccttCGGCTCTGTATATTGCTGGTTCTGGGGTCCTGGTGTCTCACTGTCTCGATGGCCCTGATTGAGACAGTGAGCATCTTGAGGGTCTCCTTCTGCACAAACATGGAAATCCCACACTTTTACTGTGACCTTCCTGAAGTCCTGAAGCTCGCCTGTTCTGACACCCTCATCAATAActtatttgtgtattttgtaGCTATTGTTAGTGGCATTCCTCCTCTCATTGGGATCCTCTTCTCCTATTTCCAGATTGTCTCCTCCATTATGAGGATTACATCAGCCGGTGGTAAGTATAAAGCTTTTTCCACctgtgggtctcacctctcagttGTCTCCTTGTTCTATGGCACAGGCATTGGTGTCTACCTTAGTTCTGAAACCACACCATCCTCTAGGATGAGCCTGGTGGCCTCAGTGATATATGCATTGGTCACCCCCATGCTGAACCCTTTCAtctacagtctgaggaacagagacATGAAGGGGGCACTGTGGAGGCTCCTTGGCTGCACTGTTACCTCTCAATGATGGGACAATTGGAGAACTGTGATAATTGTGGTTGGGCAGTGAGTGGGCATGAGAGTGGTACAGTGATGTTAATGGGCTTGGTGGTTCTATTTGTGAGAGTGAGTGGGGTGGGaaggttgggttggactatccatggaactgtggTAAGGGTAAACTCTTGGGATTATCAGGTCTGTGTTTAAAATTATAATGTTGGGgaagttcttttggcaaatatggcagggaaggttaACCAGGGTAGGGCACTGGGTAACAGGTGATATACAGGTTAGGGCACACCTGGAGTGTGCTTCTATGGAATAACTAAGTGTTCTTCTTTTCATAGTGAATTATCACAGtggt
This genomic interval from Dasypus novemcinctus isolate mDasNov1 chromosome 30, mDasNov1.1.hap2, whole genome shotgun sequence contains the following:
- the LOC101413787 gene encoding olfactory receptor 7C2-like, which gives rise to METRNQTRIANFLLLGFAEEKDLQPLLFGLFLSMYLVTCTGNLLIILAIISDSHLHTPMYFFLSNLSLADFGFATTTIPKMLQGIQTQKKVISYAGCLTQIFFFFVFGCLDSFLLTAMAYDRFVAICHPLHYTVIMNLRLCILLVLGSWCLTVSMALIETVSILRVSFCTNMEIPHFYCDLPEVLKLACSDTLINNLFVYFVAIVSGIPPLIGILFSYFQIVSSIMRITSAGGKYKAFSTCGSHLSVVSLFYGTGIGVYLSSETTPSSRMSLVASVIYALVTPMLNPFIYSLRNRDMKGALWRLLGCTVTSQ